In Quercus robur chromosome 11, dhQueRobu3.1, whole genome shotgun sequence, the following proteins share a genomic window:
- the LOC126707285 gene encoding peroxiredoxin Q, chloroplastic isoform X3 has product MASLTLPKHTLPSLLPTQTLSPRHSLFSHNLPIISNSSQSQFYGLKVSYSSSLSIPSSSSSVKGSIFAKVNKGTAPPSFTLKDQDGKNVSLSNFKGKPTVVYFYPADESPGCTKQACAFRDSYEKFKKAGAQVVGISGDDPSSHKAFAKKFRLPYTLLSDEGNKVRKDWGVPSDLFGTLPGRETYVLDKNGVVQLIYNNQFQPEKHIDETLKLLQSL; this is encoded by the exons ATGGCTTCACTCACTCTCCCAAAGCACACTCTTCCCTCTCTACTTCCCACTCAAACTCTTAGTCCTAGACACTCATTGTTCTCTCATAACCTTCCAATTATCTCCAATTCATCACAATCTCAGTTCTATGGCCTTAAGGTCTCTTATTCTTCATCCTTGTCAAtcccatcttcttcttcttctgtgaaGGGTTCCATTTTTGCCAAG GTGAACAAAGGTACGGCCCCACCATCATTCACATTGAAAGATCAGGATGGAAAAAATGTGAGCCTCTCCAACTTTAAAGGCAAGCCAACTGTGGTCTATTTCTACCCAGCTGATGAGAGCCCTGGCTGCACCAAAcag GCTTGTGCTTTCAGGGATTCTTACGAGAAATTTAAGAAAGCAGGAGCTCAGGTTGTTGGGATTAGCGGCGACGATCCATCTTCTCACAAG GCTTTTGCAAAGAAATTTAGGCTTCCTTACACTTTGCTAAGTGACGAGGGGAACAAGGTGAGGAAAGATTGGGGAGTGCCATCAGATCTATTTGGAACATTGCCCGGAAGAGAGACTTATGTTCTTGACAAAAATGGGGTGGTTCAACTTATCTATAACAATCAGTTCCAACCCGAAAAGCATATTGATGAGACTTTAAAGCTACTACAAAGCCTTTGA
- the LOC126707285 gene encoding peroxiredoxin Q, chloroplastic isoform X2 codes for MASLTLPKHSVPSLLSTQTLCPRHSLFSHNLPIVSNSSQSQFYGLKVSYSSSLSIPSSSSSVKGSIFAKVNKGTAPPSFTLKDQDGKNVSLSNFKGKPTVVYFYPADESPGCTKQACAFRDSYEKFKKAGAQVVGISGDDPSSHKAFAKKFRLPYTLLSDEGNKVRKDWGVPSDLFGTLPGRETYVLDKNGVVQLIYNNQFQPEKHIDETLKLLQSL; via the exons ATGGCTTCACTTACTCTCCCAAAGCACTCTGTTCCCTCTCTACTTTCCACTCAAACTCTTTGTCCCAGACACTCATTGTTCTCTCATAACCTTCCAATTGTCTCCAATTCATCACAGTCTCAGTTCTATGGCCTTAAGGTCTCTTATTCTTCATCCTTGTCAAtcccatcttcttcttcttcagtgaAGGGATCTATTTTTGCCAAG GTGAACAAAGGTACGGCCCCACCATCATTCACATTGAAAGATCAGGATGGAAAAAATGTGAGCCTCTCCAACTTTAAAGGCAAGCCAACTGTGGTCTATTTCTACCCAGCTGATGAGAGCCCTGGCTGCACCAAAcag GCTTGTGCTTTCAGGGATTCTTACGAGAAATTTAAGAAAGCAGGAGCTCAGGTTGTTGGGATTAGCGGCGACGATCCATCTTCTCACAAG GCTTTTGCAAAGAAATTTAGGCTTCCTTACACTTTGCTAAGTGACGAGGGGAACAAGGTGAGGAAAGATTGGGGAGTGCCATCAGATCTATTTGGAACATTGCCCGGAAGAGAGACTTATGTTCTTGACAAAAATGGGGTGGTTCAACTTATCTATAACAATCAGTTCCAACCCGAAAAGCATATTGATGAGACTTTAAAGCTACTACAAAGCCTTTGA
- the LOC126707285 gene encoding peroxiredoxin Q, chloroplastic isoform X1 yields MASLTLPKHTLPSLLPTQTLSPRHSLFSHNLPIISNSSQSQFYGLKVSYSSSLSIPSSSSSVKGSIFAKVNKGTVPPSFTLKDQDGKNVSLSKFKGKPTVVYFYPADETPGCTKQACAFRDSYEKFKKAGAQVVGISGDDPSSHKAFAKKYRLPFTLLSDEGNKVRKDWGVPSDLFGTLPGRQTYVLDKNGVVQLIYNNQFQPEKHIDETLKLLQSL; encoded by the exons ATGGCTTCACTCACTCTCCCAAAGCACACTCTTCCCTCTCTACTTCCCACTCAAACTCTTAGTCCTAGACACTCATTGTTCTCTCATAACCTTCCAATTATCTCCAATTCATCACAATCTCAGTTCTATGGCCTTAAGGTCTCTTATTCTTCATCCTTGTCAAtcccatcttcttcttcttctgtgaaGGGTTCCATTTTTGCCAAG GTGAACAAAGGTACGGTCCCACCATCATTCACACTGAAAGATCAGGATGGAAAAAATGTGAGCCTCTCCAAATTTAAAGGCAAGCCAACTGTGGTCTATTTCTACCCAGCTGATGAAACCCCTGGCTGCACCAAAcag GCTTGTGCTTTCAGGGATTCTTACGAGAAATTTAAGAAAGCAGGAGCTCAGGTTGTTGGGATTAGCGGTGACGATCCATCATCTCACAAG GCTTTTGCAAAGAAATATAGGCTTCCTTTCACTTTGCTAAGTGACGAGGGGAACAAGGTGAGGAAAGATTGGGGAGTGCCATCAGATCTATTTGGAACACTGCCCGGAAGACAGACTTATGTTCTTGACAAGAATGGAGTGGTTCAACTTATCTACAACAATCAGTTCCAACCCGAAAAGCACATTGATGAGACTTTAAAGCTACTTCAAAGCCTTTGA